In one window of Falco biarmicus isolate bFalBia1 chromosome 16, bFalBia1.pri, whole genome shotgun sequence DNA:
- the KCNA2 gene encoding potassium voltage-gated channel subfamily A member 2: MTVATGDPADEAAALPGHPQDTYNPETDHECCERVVINISGLRFETQLKTLAQFPETLLGDPKKRMRYFDPLRNEYFFDRNRPSFDAILYYYQSGGRLRRPVNVPLDIFSEEIRFYELGEEAMEMFREDEGYIKEEERPLPENEFQRQVWLLFEYPESSGPARIIAIVSVMVILISIVSFCLETLPIFRDENEDMHGSGLSHPPYSNSSMGYQQSTSFTDPFFIVETLCIIWFSFEFLVRFFACPSKAGFFTNIMNIIDIVAIIPYFITLGTELAEKPEDGQQGQQAMSLAILRVIRLVRVFRIFKLSRHSKGLQILGQTLKASMRELGLLIFFLFIGVILFSSAVYFAEADESESQFPSIPDAFWWAVVSMTTVGYGDMVPTTIGGKIVGSLCAIAGVLTIALPVPVIVSNFNYFYHRETEGEEQAQYLQVTSCPKIPSSPDLKKSRSASTISKSDYMEIQEGVNNSNEDFREENLKTANCTLANTNYVNITKMLTDV, from the coding sequence ATGACAGTTGCTACTGGAGATCCTGCAGACGAAGCTGCAGCTCTTCCCGGTCACCCGCAGGACACGTATAACCCTGAGACCGACCATGAATGCTGCGAGAGGGTGGTCATTAATATTTCGGGTCTACGCTTTGAGACGCAGCTCAAGACGCTAGCCCAGTTTCCCGAGACCTTGCTAGGGGATCCTAAAAAGAGGATGAGGTATTTTGACCCGCTCCGGAATGAGTATTTTTTTGATCGGAACAGACCCAGCTTCGATGCGATTTTGTACTATTACCAGTCCGGTGGGAGGTTGCGGAGGCCGGTTAACGTGCCCTTAGATATCTTCTCGGAAGAGATTCGTTTCtatgaactgggggaagaagcgATGGAGATGTTTCGGGAGGATGAAGGCTACATCAAAGAAGAGGAGCGGCCGTTGCCTGAGAACGAGTTTCAGAGACAAGTGTGGCTGCTCTTTGAGTACCCCGAGAGCTCAGGACCTGCCAGGATTATAGCTATTGTCTCCGTCATGGTGATTTTAATCTCTATCGTCAGCTTTTGCCTGGAAACGTTGCCCATTTTTCGGGATGAGAACGAAGACATGCACGGCAGCGGGCTGAGCCACCCCCCCTACTCCAACAGCAGCATGGGGTACCAGCAGTCCACCTCTTTCACAGACCCCTTCTTCATCGTGGAGACGCTCTGCATCATCTGGTTCTCCTTTGAGTTCTTGGTGAGGTTTTTCGCCTGCCCCAGCAAGGCTGGGTTTTTTACCAACATCATGAACATTATAGACATTGTGGCCATCATTCCCTATTTCATCACCTTAGGGACGGAGCTGGCCGAGAAGCCAGAGGATGGTCAGCAAGGCCAGCAAGCCATGTCCTTGGCCATCCTCCGAGTCATCCGCTTGGTGCGGGTCTTCAGGATCTTCAAGCTCTCCCGGCACTCCAAGGGGCTGCAGATCCTGGGGCAGACTCTCAAGGCCAGCATGCGGGAGCTGGGCCTCttgatatttttcctcttcatcgGTGTCATCCTCTTCTCCAGCGCCGTCTACTTTGCCGAGGCTGATGAGAGCGAGTCCCAGTTCCCGAGCATCCCCGATGCcttctggtgggctgtggtttccATGACGACTGTTGGCTACGGAGACATGGTCCCCACGACCATCGGGGGGAAAATAGTGGGTTCCTTGTGTGCCATCGCTGGCGTATTAACGATTGCCTTACCAGTGCCCGTCATAGTGTCTAACTTCAATTACTTCTACCACCGGGAGAcggagggagaggagcaggctcAATATTTGCAAGTAACCAGCTGCCCAAAGATCCCCTCTTCCCCTGAcctaaagaaaagcagaagtgccTCTACTATTAGTAAGTCTGATTATATGGAGATTCAGGAAGGCGTAAACAATAGCAATGAGGATTTTAGGGAGGAGAACTTGAAGACAGCCAATTGCACCCTAGCTAACACAAACTATGTGAATATCACCAAAATGCTAACCGATGTCTAG